From the Candidatus Methylomirabilota bacterium genome, one window contains:
- a CDS encoding YceI family protein, with amino-acid sequence MARWVFNEAHTAAEFCVRHMMITYVRGHFKNLRGTLTFDAEHPAEAQAEVTIDAGTLWSGEPERDDHLRNEDFLDVARHPTIGFRTTRVEPVARHEYRVSGDLTIRGVTRPVTLDVRYLGQGRSPFDDTRIGFTATTRINRYDFGVSWNADMKDRGVVVGDEVLITLDVEAEAVEEPPA; translated from the coding sequence GCGCTGGGTGTTCAACGAGGCGCACACGGCCGCGGAATTCTGCGTGCGGCACATGATGATCACGTACGTGCGGGGCCACTTCAAGAACCTCCGGGGCACGCTCACGTTCGACGCCGAGCACCCCGCCGAGGCGCAGGCCGAGGTGACCATCGACGCCGGGACCCTGTGGTCAGGGGAGCCGGAGCGCGACGACCACCTCCGGAACGAGGACTTCCTCGACGTCGCGCGGCATCCGACGATCGGCTTCCGCACCACGCGGGTCGAGCCGGTGGCCCGCCACGAGTACCGGGTCAGCGGCGACCTGACGATCCGCGGGGTCACCCGGCCCGTCACGCTCGACGTCCGGTATCTGGGGCAGGGCCGGTCGCCGTTCGACGACACGCGGATCGGCTTCACGGCCACCACCCGGATCAACCGGTACGACTTCGGGGTGAGCTGGAACGCCGACATGAAGGATCGTGGGGTCGTGGTCGGTGACGAGGTGCTCATCACGCTCGACGTCGAGGCGGAGGCCGTGGAGGAACCGCCCGCGTAG